Below is a window of Dietzia timorensis DNA.
CGCCTGCGCCGCTGAGCGCCGCGAAATAGTGCCCCGTGGCGGCTGCGAGCAGAACCGCCTCGTTGGAACCGGCGGTCTTTGCCGCAGCGCGTAGCCGCGTGCGGGTGTCCTTGGTGATCTGCGCGTGCACGGCGAGTACCGAGGGCTCGTCGGAGTTATCGCGAGCCGTACCCAGCGGGCTGAGATCCAACGGAATATCTTGGGAGCTCCAGTACTGACGGTCCGCTTCTCCGATCGTCGGCGCGTCGGATTCTCCCGTCGTCGACTGGTGGCGGCGGGCGGCTCCGAGGACGTTTGCCGATACCTGGAATGGAGGCTCCGGCCGTTCCTCTTCGCGTACTACAGCTGTGTAGGTTGCGGCAATCCACCGGATGATCGCGGAAATGGACAGCCCGTCGCCGACGATGTGGTGGAAGCGCGCAAGCCAACCTACTTGCCTGCCGGGAAGATGGACGATGGAGTGGCCGGACAGCAGGTCCCCGGATAGATCGCCGGAACAGCGCACCGAAATCTGGCGTGTACACCACTCGATGACGTCGGCGTCCTCCGGCACCCACGTCTCATCGACCTCGTAGGTGTGCGGACGCGGCGCCATCACCGGTGTCCCGGAGTCGTCGGTGGTGAATACCGATTGCAGCACCTCGATCTGTCCAAGGCACGTCGAGATCGTCTCCGACAGAAGCTCGATGTCCGGAGGCGTGTCGAAGGTCAGTAGTTCGGCGCACTGGTACGCGCCGGAACCGGGCCGGGCCGCCTGGCCAAACCACACCGACGCCTGGCCTGGGGTGAGCTCGAGAGGCAGGGGCATCCTAATTCCTTAGAAGTTCTGCGAGGTGAGCAAAGAGTTCGCCGCGCCAACAGGAATCGTCGTGCCCGCCGTCGTAGACGTGGATCTCGCCGTCCCAGCCCGACTCCTTCATCGTCAGCGCGAGCTGGTGCACGCGCGGCAGGCTCGGCCCCTCCCTCGTGCCGACGGACAGACGGACTCGTGGGGCCGGGTCCACGCTCGGTGGCGTGGTGAACTGCTCGATGATCCATTCCCCGCCGCCGCGGGAGTGCATATCCAGGGGCGAGCCGCTCCGCTGAGGTGTGCGCCACAGCGAGGGCGATTGCGCGATCGCAGAGCCCCACGCATCGGGGTGCTCGAGTACTGCGCACAGAGCGGACAGCCCGCCAAGGCTCTCGCCGGCGACAAGTCGTTCCCGAGATCCGCGCGGAGCGAGCGCAATGTCTCTTTCGGTGGCCTGTTCTTCGGCCCAGGGCACGAGGTGTTCGGCGACGTGGCGAAGGAAGTCGAATCCGGTGCCCAGCGATTCCATGCGGTCGCGCATCGAGGTGTTCGCGACGGACACAACAGCTAACGGCGGAAGAATCCCCTCGGCGATCGCGAAGTCGAGGGCGCGGGGAAGTCCCAGCCCGCCGAACCATTTCTCCGCATCGAACATCGTGAGAAGCGGCATCTCTGCGGTTCCGGCGGCAGCGGGGGGAAGATAGAGATGGCACGGCTTATCGGTGAAGCCGTCGGCGCCGGGAAATGGGGCTGTGGACTCGACGACCTCGCCGCGAATCCGGTGGCGCAGTGCCGGTGCGGATTCCCATTCTGGTTGCGCGGGGCAGAGTCCACCGCGGAACACCGACATGCCGTAGCGGCCCTCGATCTGCGCGGTTGGTGGTAGCCCGTTGAGCGGATCGAACTGCATGCCGCCTCGCTCGAGGCGCGGAGGTCCGACTTCTTGCACCTGGCCCGGGGCCAGCTCACGGAAGCAATAGGTCGCGCGAGTGGTATAGGTCAGCTCCAGGGTGCGCACCCAGATATCTGTGCCCTCTACACGGTTCATCATCCCGAGCGGGATATTGTCCTTGTCGGTGACCCGGTTGAGGAATAGATACACCGAACCGACGTCGTCGCCGGGTGTACGCCGCCACAGGAACGTCACGCGCTTCGAATCGTTCTCGACGAGCGGCGTGCCAAGCTCGGCCACATCGGACCAGAACGACTCCACATCGCTAGCCGAGGCTCCGGACAAGGCGGTGTCGAGATCCACCTCATCGATGAATCCGCCCGGAAGTATGTTCGTTCGCATCACGCAGCCCCAAGCGCATCGATCCATTGTCCGAGGGTGGGCAGCGAGATCAGCTCCTGGAAATCGACCTCGTTTCCCTCGGAGCGCCAGTTCTCCACGAGCATGACCATCCGTAGGGAATCCAGCCCCGCGTCGGCGAGCGCGGTCTCACGGGAAATCGTGTCGGCGTCGACCTCGAGAATCTGGGCGACATCGTCGATGATCCGTTGTTCGGACAGGGCCATCAGGGGTCCTTTCGTCGGTCTTTGCTGGTCTCCAGGGGAGAGTGGACTAGTCGAGGAGGTCGGCGAGGTAGCGGCGAAGTTCGCGCCGACTGGTCTTTCCTACACCTGTAGGGGGGAAGGCGTCGGCGAACTCGAAGCGGTCGGGAACCTTGTACTCGGCGACACCGCGTTCACGCACGAACGACTTGAGCTGCTCGGCGCTCGGCGGGGCGGGGGAGATCACGTACGCGCACGAACGCTCACCCAGGAACTTGTCCGGTACGGCCACGAGCGCCACGTCGGCGACATCGGGGTGCGCGAGCAGATGATTCTCGATCTCCTCGGCCGAGATCTTCTCTCCACCACGGTTGATCTGGTCCTTCGCGCGCCCCTCCACCACCAGGTAGCCGTTACTCCGGCGCCGCACGATGTCTCCGGAACAGTAAAAGCCACGGTCGTCGAACGATTCGGCATCCACGCCGCCGAGGTATCCGCGGATCGTATATGGACCGCGGGTCCAGAGATTGCCACGTTCTCCGGGGGAGACCAGTTCTCCGGCGTCATTCCTGATCTCGATCTCGTCGCCCGGGGAGACCGGATGGCCCTGGGTGCTAGCGCGTAGGTCTTCGGGGTCGTCGAGGCGGGTGAAGTTGCACAACCCCTCGGCCATCCCGAACACCTGCTGAACGGTGGCGCCGAGCTCGGGGCCGATCCGGCGCGCAGCGACCTCGGGGAATTTCGCGCCGCCGACTTGCATCACCTGCAGAGACGACAGATCCTTGTCGATCATTCCTCGCGTGGCGAGCCAGGTCAGCGCCAACGGCGGGACGAGCGAGACCATGGTGCACCGTTCGGCCTCGATCGCGGAGAACGCCGCTGTCGGGGTGGGATCGGTGCAGAAGACGACGGTGCCGCCGTGCATGAGCACGCCGATGATTCCCGGTGAGCTCATCGTGAAATTGTGCGCCGCCGGCAACACCACGAGCATCCGCGTCTCGCCCGAACACCCGGCGACCGCAGACTGCTCGCGGATCGAATACAGGTAGTCGGCATGGGTGCGCGGAATCAACTTCGGCGTGCCGGTCGTGCCTCCCGACAACTGCAGGAACGCCAGCCCCTCGGGGTCGGGCTCGGCCTGCTCTTTTTCGCCCATGACGGCGGAGTCGCGCACCGCGCCGAGCGAGACGAACTCGCCGGCGCCCTCGTCCGCGACGATAACCAGCGGACGCGGAGCCTCTCCGCGCTCTGCGAGGCCGCTGAGGACCTTGCGCGCAAGCGCGCGGTGGTCGAACCCGCCGAATTCCCCGACAGTGATGAACGCGCTCGCCTTCGCGGTGGCGATGAAGTGCTCGATCTCGGATTCGCGGTGCGCCGGCAGGCAGAACACCGGGATGGCACCGAGGCGGAACAGAGCGAACACCACGACTGCGTAGTCGGTGATGTTCGGAAGCTGCACCAGAACTCGATCTCCTCGGCGGATATCGTGCGCGGCGAGTCCCGAAGCGAGTACGGCGGTCTCGACGTCAAGCTCCGCGTACGTGTAGCGCACGTCCTGTCCACGGTGGTCTCGGCCGACAACCGCCTCGGAGTCGCCGAAGCGCTTCGCCGCGTCCGGGATGAACTCAGCGAAGGTGGCGTCCGTCCAGTACCCTGCAGCGCGGTACTTTTCCGCGAATTCGTGGGGGTAAAACTCCTTGGGGAGCTCCAGATTGCTATGAGGTACTTCGACGCTCGACGTCATTCTCGGAGTTCTCCTCGGGGCTGGTCGTGGGCAACGTCGTCGGAAGAGACAGTACAGCCTAACCTAAATTGTCCACGCGACGGGTGCTCGAGCCGCGGTAGTGCCGCTGCCGATGCGTACGATGGATCACTAAGGAACAGCGTCCTGAACTGTCTAAACGCGACCAACGCGGGTACATGACGGCGGTTCCGGGCAAATAGGCGGCCGAAAGGACGGCGTAGTGGGAAGAGCGACAACTCGAATGCGGGTGCTACGCATCGGTCCCGCCGCGCAGGGAGGCACGAGGGAGTCCGGAGGCGAGCGGGCGGAGGGCGCGCATTCCGCCGACTCGCGCCCCGATACCCTCGTGGTCGAAGAGCCGATGGAGATTCGTGTCAACGGCACGCCGCTGGCGGTCACCATGCGTACTCCGGGGTCGGACGTGGAGCTCGCCCAGGGGTTTCTCCTCACCGAGGGAGTGGTCGCGGGGCGCGAGGATATCGCGATTGCGCGCTACTGCAATAGTGTCGACGACTCTGGCCGCAACACCTACAACGTGCTGGACATCGCCCTGGCGCCCGGCGTGCCCGAACCCTCTACGGATGTCGAGCGCAACTTCTATACGACCTCGTCGTGTGGGGTGTGCGGCAAAGCCTCGCTCGACGCGATCCGCACGCGCACCCAGCATTCCCCTGAGGGCGACCCCGTGCGGATTTCCACAGACACCATTCTCGGCCTGCCCGGCAAGCTGCGCGAGGCGCAGAAGATCTTCTCGTCTACCGGCGGCCTTCACGCTGCGGGGCTATTCACCCATGACGGCGAGCTGCTGTGTCTGCGAGAGGACGTGGGCCGCCACAATGCCGTGGATAAACTCGTCGGCTGGGCACTGGAAAATGGCCACATCCCGCTACGGGGAACGATTCTGATGGTTTCGGGGCGCGCCTCTTTCGAGTTGGTCCAGAAGGCGGTGATGGCGGGGATTCCCGCGATGGCCGCGGTTTCGGCTCCCTCCTCGCTGGCCGTCGACCTCGCCAGGGAATCGGGAATGACGCTCGCCGGCTTCGTACGGGGTGAAACGATGAATATCTACGCACACCCCGAGAGGACGGAGCCGTGATCGCCGGGGCACGGTGTGCCCGAGGGGTCGCCAACACAACACCGCTCGAGGCACAGCGATAGGGGAGGACCTGGTGGAACAGAACGCTTCATCGGATAATGAAGGGGCTGCCGAATGGGCGCTTATCGACTCGCTCGGGAGCGCTCACCCAGGTGGATCCACGAGCAAGGGCGTGCCGGAGGTCAAGCTACTGGACGTGCGCGAAGGCGTCCGCATCATTCGCATCGCATTCAGGGCCGGCGATGTCATGGCGTCCCATAAGGCGCCCGGGCCGATCGTGATCCTCGGGCAAACCGGCGAGGTCGATGTGCGGATCGGTAACGAGGGGGATCCCGAAGCCGGAGACGTGACGCTTCGACCGGGTTCGGCTCTACACATCGATTCCGGCAAGGTGCACAGCCTGTTCGCCAACGGACCCGCGACGGTGACACTGCTCCTGCTCACCGGGACGTGAACCGATCAACTAGGGAGGACAAAATGGCCGCTGATACGACATCGACACCGAACGCCACCGATCTGGTGAAAGAGCTCGCCGATCTCGAGGACGCGAAAGTCCGAGCCGTCAACGAGAAACACGGCGACGCTCACGGCATCAATCTGACCAAGCTGCGCGCCGTTGCGAAGCGAGTAAAGACTCAGCACGAGCTTTCGGTGGAGTTGTGGGCGACCGAGAATCCGAATGCCAGGCTGCTTGCGTTGCTCATTTGTAGCCCGAGGAAATTCGACGGCGATTCGCTCGACAAGATGCTTCGCCAGTCCCAGTCGCCGAAAGAACAGGACTGGCTTGTCAACTATGTCGTGAAGAAGAACAAGAGCGCCGAAGAGCTGCGCATTCGGTGGCTCGCCGACGAGGACAGCAACGTTTCGAGCGCGGGTTGGGCGCTGACGAGTGACAGAGTCAACAAGAAGTCTGAAGGGCTCGACTTGTCGGCGCTTCTCGATGAGATCGAGACCTCGATGCGTGAGGCGCCGGAACGTCTGCAGTGGGCAATGAACATGTGCCTGGCCTACATCGGTATCGAGAGCCCGGAGCATCGAGAACGCGCTCGGCAGATCGGGGAGCGGTTGGAAGTTCTCAAGGACTACCCGACACCACCCAATTGCACCTCACCCTTCGCGCCAATCTGGATCGACGAAATGGTCAGACGCAA
It encodes the following:
- a CDS encoding alpha/beta hydrolase-fold protein, with protein sequence MRTNILPGGFIDEVDLDTALSGASASDVESFWSDVAELGTPLVENDSKRVTFLWRRTPGDDVGSVYLFLNRVTDKDNIPLGMMNRVEGTDIWVRTLELTYTTRATYCFRELAPGQVQEVGPPRLERGGMQFDPLNGLPPTAQIEGRYGMSVFRGGLCPAQPEWESAPALRHRIRGEVVESTAPFPGADGFTDKPCHLYLPPAAAGTAEMPLLTMFDAEKWFGGLGLPRALDFAIAEGILPPLAVVSVANTSMRDRMESLGTGFDFLRHVAEHLVPWAEEQATERDIALAPRGSRERLVAGESLGGLSALCAVLEHPDAWGSAIAQSPSLWRTPQRSGSPLDMHSRGGGEWIIEQFTTPPSVDPAPRVRLSVGTREGPSLPRVHQLALTMKESGWDGEIHVYDGGHDDSCWRGELFAHLAELLRN
- a CDS encoding phosphopantetheine-binding protein, giving the protein MALSEQRIIDDVAQILEVDADTISRETALADAGLDSLRMVMLVENWRSEGNEVDFQELISLPTLGQWIDALGAA
- the fdhD gene encoding formate dehydrogenase accessory sulfurtransferase FdhD, whose translation is MGRATTRMRVLRIGPAAQGGTRESGGERAEGAHSADSRPDTLVVEEPMEIRVNGTPLAVTMRTPGSDVELAQGFLLTEGVVAGREDIAIARYCNSVDDSGRNTYNVLDIALAPGVPEPSTDVERNFYTTSSCGVCGKASLDAIRTRTQHSPEGDPVRISTDTILGLPGKLREAQKIFSSTGGLHAAGLFTHDGELLCLREDVGRHNAVDKLVGWALENGHIPLRGTILMVSGRASFELVQKAVMAGIPAMAAVSAPSSLAVDLARESGMTLAGFVRGETMNIYAHPERTEP
- a CDS encoding (2,3-dihydroxybenzoyl)adenylate synthase; this encodes MTSSVEVPHSNLELPKEFYPHEFAEKYRAAGYWTDATFAEFIPDAAKRFGDSEAVVGRDHRGQDVRYTYAELDVETAVLASGLAAHDIRRGDRVLVQLPNITDYAVVVFALFRLGAIPVFCLPAHRESEIEHFIATAKASAFITVGEFGGFDHRALARKVLSGLAERGEAPRPLVIVADEGAGEFVSLGAVRDSAVMGEKEQAEPDPEGLAFLQLSGGTTGTPKLIPRTHADYLYSIREQSAVAGCSGETRMLVVLPAAHNFTMSSPGIIGVLMHGGTVVFCTDPTPTAAFSAIEAERCTMVSLVPPLALTWLATRGMIDKDLSSLQVMQVGGAKFPEVAARRIGPELGATVQQVFGMAEGLCNFTRLDDPEDLRASTQGHPVSPGDEIEIRNDAGELVSPGERGNLWTRGPYTIRGYLGGVDAESFDDRGFYCSGDIVRRRSNGYLVVEGRAKDQINRGGEKISAEEIENHLLAHPDVADVALVAVPDKFLGERSCAYVISPAPPSAEQLKSFVRERGVAEYKVPDRFEFADAFPPTGVGKTSRRELRRYLADLLD
- a CDS encoding DNA alkylation repair protein; translated protein: MAADTTSTPNATDLVKELADLEDAKVRAVNEKHGDAHGINLTKLRAVAKRVKTQHELSVELWATENPNARLLALLICSPRKFDGDSLDKMLRQSQSPKEQDWLVNYVVKKNKSAEELRIRWLADEDSNVSSAGWALTSDRVNKKSEGLDLSALLDEIETSMREAPERLQWAMNMCLAYIGIESPEHRERARQIGERLEVLKDYPTPPNCTSPFAPIWIDEMVRRKEETA